From a single Microbacterium terrisoli genomic region:
- a CDS encoding restriction endonuclease, which yields MRAFLSYPYGVDVSFVSMAIRDANWDLVDPVTVSGPMLVSIRSMIASADAVVVAGGGPESHDSGALLVEVGIALGLGKPVLVVWEESSSPPPGLPPELRVSRLGLRNLDALRFHIGVFLADVRAGSRSVRAKVPIHASRGDLDRLATQLDRLQARPSIPETDFVRWIEDLFRAVGSKSVPSPRPDDRGFDLVLSAPPFSDLDGPVLVEAKTHWPPGDQLRRVTNRLADVVASERAGLGIVVILSKPAKPIGTWLGSPSSSVSVFSANDLLDGISSKGYLPDLLFTTGWPPEPDE from the coding sequence ATGCGCGCGTTCCTGAGCTACCCGTATGGGGTCGACGTTTCGTTCGTGTCCATGGCGATTCGAGATGCGAACTGGGATCTCGTGGATCCGGTCACTGTATCGGGGCCGATGCTCGTCTCGATCAGGAGCATGATTGCCAGTGCTGATGCTGTAGTCGTTGCCGGTGGCGGTCCCGAGTCACATGACTCGGGAGCCTTGCTGGTTGAAGTAGGAATCGCGCTCGGACTAGGGAAGCCAGTACTCGTGGTCTGGGAGGAATCGTCGTCGCCGCCGCCCGGGCTACCGCCCGAGCTACGAGTGTCGCGACTGGGACTTCGTAACCTGGATGCGCTGAGATTCCACATCGGAGTGTTTCTTGCAGATGTACGGGCCGGATCGCGATCCGTGCGTGCCAAGGTTCCCATCCATGCCTCGCGGGGCGATCTCGACCGCCTCGCTACGCAACTCGATCGCCTACAGGCCCGGCCGTCCATCCCAGAGACCGACTTCGTTCGCTGGATTGAGGACCTGTTCAGAGCGGTCGGGTCCAAGTCGGTCCCGTCACCTCGTCCCGACGATCGTGGCTTCGACTTGGTTCTTTCGGCCCCCCCATTCTCGGACCTCGACGGTCCCGTGCTCGTGGAAGCCAAGACGCACTGGCCCCCAGGGGATCAGCTCAGACGCGTCACGAATCGACTGGCGGACGTTGTGGCGAGCGAGCGAGCGGGTCTTGGCATCGTTGTAATTCTGTCGAAGCCGGCGAAGCCGATAGGCACCTGGTTGGGCTCGCCGTCATCGAGTGTTTCGGTATTCAGCGCGAACGATCTGCTCGACGGCATCTCTTCAAAGGGTTATCTCCCTGACCTCCTGTTTACAACCGGATGGCCGCCGGAGCCTGACGAATGA
- a CDS encoding DUF4365 domain-containing protein, translated as MTTAATGNPPSRLLTPANHHFTDEARKARYGVAYMQSRCAHAGVDFKEGSVDSDYMAIDGTIEYPRVAARVQIKCTSQFKVEPGDMSLQLKPGWVEKWTESETAVFVLVVKVPKEWSPTGWSMTPYSHVIAPSRSASVSLRRTTRASRSSHPRGPDSMSGARSRL; from the coding sequence ATGACGACGGCTGCCACGGGGAACCCGCCGAGCCGCCTGTTGACGCCCGCCAACCACCACTTCACAGACGAAGCTCGGAAAGCTCGATACGGCGTCGCGTACATGCAGTCGCGTTGCGCCCACGCGGGCGTCGACTTCAAGGAAGGCTCCGTGGATTCCGATTACATGGCAATCGACGGAACCATCGAGTACCCGCGGGTCGCCGCGCGCGTGCAGATCAAGTGCACGTCACAGTTCAAGGTCGAGCCCGGCGACATGTCGCTTCAGCTCAAGCCCGGGTGGGTCGAGAAGTGGACCGAGAGCGAGACGGCTGTGTTCGTCCTAGTCGTGAAGGTGCCAAAAGAGTGGTCCCCGACTGGGTGGAGCATGACGCCGTATTCACACGTCATAGCACCGTCGCGTTCGGCAAGCGTTTCGTTGCGGCGGACCACCAGAGCGTCGCGGTCATCGCATCCTCGAGGTCCCGACTCGATGTCCGGCGCGCGGTCCCGACTGTGA
- a CDS encoding GNAT family N-acetyltransferase, producing the protein MRATLDMQDAVFGGSPRAERMLSAILTRQSNGEYVELRAAEVGGRIVSAGRIDPIVATAFAGIWGGATLPEYRGRGIYRALTAARVRSAMSRGVRWVHSDSTEFSRPILERAGLLKVTETVPWTWERTAC; encoded by the coding sequence ATGCGCGCGACACTGGACATGCAGGACGCCGTCTTCGGCGGTTCGCCACGTGCGGAGCGGATGCTGTCTGCGATCCTTACACGCCAGTCAAACGGCGAATACGTCGAACTGCGGGCGGCAGAGGTTGGCGGCCGTATCGTCAGCGCGGGCCGCATCGATCCGATCGTCGCCACCGCGTTCGCCGGTATCTGGGGAGGTGCGACGCTTCCGGAGTATCGAGGCCGCGGCATCTACCGTGCTCTAACCGCTGCTCGCGTCCGGTCGGCGATGTCACGAGGCGTCCGCTGGGTCCACTCGGACTCCACCGAATTCTCCCGGCCTATTCTCGAACGTGCAGGTCTCCTGAAAGTGACCGAGACCGTGCCATGGACGTGGGAACGCACTGCCTGCTGA
- a CDS encoding TIR domain-containing protein — MAKFDANKFKRDLQAAQRKAEAQVKRQVDEVNRKNQRAVDEYNRKVRAHNQKVVNQFNQQVNAHNQEVRRVNSHNARVIGDLQKQLRSTGTGRRYTPSEQALADRVQGSLVSRDEREWDVFLSYARIDGADAADALRSALEALGVRVWFDEVAIVPGKSQSLQMDQGLRKARAGIVLLTPAYLVGRFWTERELGALLRKETLIPVLHGVTFKEVEEYSGILPDLAGFETARDDIPSIAEKIAAAVLPADATIEAVLAPTSEVASLGRFDEVLRPLVLHEADFAAGNAVVERIAMLKTVIDAIDEGDEPWLIDWLSDEHYKGAVLYAAAKTNWKHEQDGIGSLADHQMRTQIVERFNRWVEQFKVRLDEYRRGSRSAAAVAAWRDELARFKDDPVRNI; from the coding sequence ATGGCGAAGTTCGACGCCAACAAGTTCAAGCGCGACTTGCAAGCCGCTCAGCGGAAAGCTGAAGCTCAGGTCAAGCGGCAGGTTGACGAGGTCAACCGCAAGAATCAGCGCGCGGTTGACGAGTACAACCGGAAGGTTCGCGCCCACAACCAGAAGGTGGTGAATCAGTTCAATCAGCAGGTGAACGCGCACAACCAGGAGGTACGCCGAGTGAACTCGCACAACGCCCGAGTGATCGGGGACCTGCAGAAGCAACTTCGGTCCACAGGTACTGGGCGGCGGTACACGCCGTCCGAGCAGGCACTCGCTGATCGCGTCCAGGGGTCGCTAGTCTCGCGCGACGAGCGCGAGTGGGATGTCTTCCTTAGCTACGCGCGCATCGATGGCGCTGACGCGGCCGACGCCTTGCGGTCGGCACTCGAAGCACTAGGGGTGCGCGTTTGGTTCGACGAGGTCGCGATCGTTCCCGGGAAGAGCCAGTCGCTTCAGATGGATCAGGGCCTCCGAAAGGCGCGAGCCGGGATCGTGCTACTCACCCCCGCGTACCTTGTCGGCCGCTTTTGGACAGAGCGAGAGCTCGGCGCTCTCCTTCGGAAGGAGACGCTGATCCCTGTGCTGCATGGAGTCACTTTCAAGGAGGTCGAGGAGTACAGCGGGATCCTGCCGGACCTCGCCGGATTTGAGACCGCACGCGACGACATTCCTTCAATCGCAGAGAAGATTGCCGCGGCGGTTCTGCCGGCCGATGCGACAATCGAAGCAGTTCTGGCACCGACCAGTGAAGTGGCATCTCTGGGACGATTCGACGAAGTGCTCCGCCCTCTTGTCCTGCATGAAGCTGACTTCGCAGCGGGAAACGCAGTGGTCGAACGGATCGCAATGCTGAAGACCGTCATCGACGCCATCGATGAAGGGGATGAACCGTGGTTGATCGACTGGCTATCCGACGAGCATTACAAGGGCGCTGTCTTGTACGCGGCAGCGAAAACGAACTGGAAGCATGAACAAGACGGCATCGGCTCGCTGGCGGACCATCAAATGCGCACTCAGATCGTGGAGAGGTTCAATCGATGGGTTGAGCAGTTCAAGGTTCGTCTCGACGAGTATCGCCGCGGATCCCGCTCAGCAGCAGCAGTCGCAGCGTGGCGCGACGAGCTTGCTCGCTTCAAGGACGACCCGGTGAGGAACATCTAG
- a CDS encoding helix-turn-helix domain-containing protein — MVAEFERDLISMRTKEGMAVARAKGHLKGKQPKLSVAQRKLMFDVQDRGEYTPTEIADLFNVSRATIYRELQRRRVAFLASCEAHIF, encoded by the coding sequence ATGGTCGCCGAGTTCGAACGCGATCTGATCAGCATGCGAACGAAAGAAGGGATGGCGGTCGCCCGCGCGAAGGGACATCTGAAAGGGAAGCAGCCAAAGCTGTCGGTGGCGCAGCGCAAGCTCATGTTCGACGTTCAGGATCGGGGCGAGTACACCCCGACCGAGATCGCCGACCTCTTCAACGTCTCTCGCGCCACGATCTACCGCGAACTGCAGCGCCGCCGCGTCGCTTTCCTCGCCTCGTGCGAAGCACACATCTTCTGA
- a CDS encoding DUF222 domain-containing protein: MERQGLSDTMHVDDVYVLNTLLHDAEAEQYDTNRRAARRCEALADVLRFAGENPATYVRADVDADDPLGLRVDRAMRKATTRLGGPAALAVRCAADEAASRLGLSEHQVRTLAATADRAKEQLPRAWHAACEGLLTIAHVDAMLAQVAALTDYPDLLDLFDRVMTEVALHASAAYTKRKARDLTDQLTARTRTQRHTDAFAKRTLYVDDVADGMSWLCLLMPTRTAHAVDHSVSATAKGMTEAERDGRTHAQIRADLATALLTGEATGDPIVKTKVFVTVPLDKLAPDARATARTGTPGSSEPDSDGPVGDGPVGDGPVGAGLNLNRDCLIPGQGTIDDATARQILIDVGAFTRVITDPVTGIILDMDRRSRAATPGQRAWLALAHGTCLRDGCDRLAVDGDIDHHCAYHGPGRGATNLGNLDPLCDPDHTLKDVTLLTHDRRADGTVQVRYPTGYCTTDPNDAFRTIVYATFGYTEPPPRVTADSAELGADPPF, from the coding sequence ATGGAACGACAGGGACTCTCCGACACGATGCACGTCGACGACGTGTACGTGCTGAACACCCTGCTCCATGACGCCGAGGCTGAACAATACGACACGAACCGGCGTGCCGCTCGTCGGTGCGAGGCCCTCGCCGACGTACTCCGATTCGCTGGCGAAAACCCCGCAACGTATGTGCGGGCGGACGTGGACGCCGATGACCCGCTGGGCCTGCGAGTGGACCGGGCCATGCGGAAGGCCACAACACGGCTGGGCGGCCCGGCGGCACTGGCGGTACGGTGTGCGGCCGACGAAGCCGCATCCCGTCTGGGTCTGTCCGAACACCAGGTCCGGACGCTGGCAGCCACCGCAGACCGCGCCAAAGAACAGCTGCCGCGCGCATGGCACGCCGCCTGCGAAGGACTGCTCACCATCGCACACGTCGACGCGATGCTCGCTCAGGTTGCCGCACTCACCGACTACCCGGACCTGCTCGATCTCTTCGACCGGGTGATGACCGAGGTCGCCCTGCACGCATCCGCCGCCTACACGAAGCGCAAGGCGCGCGACCTGACTGACCAGCTCACCGCGCGCACCCGCACGCAGCGACACACCGACGCGTTCGCGAAACGGACCCTGTACGTGGACGACGTCGCCGACGGCATGTCGTGGCTGTGCCTGCTCATGCCCACCCGCACGGCCCACGCCGTTGACCATTCCGTCAGCGCGACCGCGAAGGGCATGACCGAGGCTGAGCGCGATGGCCGCACCCATGCGCAGATTCGCGCCGACCTTGCCACCGCCCTGCTCACCGGCGAAGCCACGGGCGACCCGATCGTCAAGACCAAAGTCTTCGTCACCGTTCCCCTCGACAAGCTCGCTCCCGACGCACGGGCGACCGCCCGCACCGGCACACCCGGCAGCAGTGAGCCTGACAGCGACGGGCCGGTCGGCGACGGGCCGGTCGGCGACGGGCCGGTCGGGGCCGGCCTGAACCTGAACCGGGACTGCCTCATCCCCGGGCAGGGCACGATCGACGACGCCACCGCCCGGCAGATCCTCATCGACGTCGGCGCGTTCACCCGTGTCATCACCGACCCGGTCACCGGGATCATCCTCGACATGGATCGCCGATCCCGCGCGGCCACCCCCGGGCAGCGCGCGTGGCTGGCGCTGGCCCACGGCACCTGCCTGCGTGACGGATGCGATCGCCTCGCGGTCGACGGCGACATCGACCACCACTGCGCGTATCACGGACCCGGCCGCGGCGCCACGAACCTCGGCAACCTTGACCCGCTGTGCGACCCCGACCACACGCTGAAAGACGTCACGCTGCTCACACACGACCGGCGCGCCGACGGCACGGTCCAGGTGCGATATCCGACTGGGTACTGTACGACGGACCCGAACGACGCGTTCCGCACGATTGTGTACGCCACGTTCGGATACACCGAACCGCCGCCGCGGGTCACCGCGGATTCCGCCGAGCTCGGCGCCGATCCACCTTTCTGA
- a CDS encoding restriction endonuclease, which produces MTQFQEEVARILHEAEDPDLDSQARGRKFEELLIYMFDSVDDSLVAGNVTSGFAAEQIDIAVSNRGGFPGLPSQFLVECKNYSSPLDSKSVGYFLFICLSRRAELAVIVAKSGLTGNAAEQNHALSLAKAAAPMGCRIVVITREDIVSLSSPSDLVDLMETRYLIAFASGGVGQ; this is translated from the coding sequence ATGACTCAGTTCCAGGAGGAGGTCGCGCGAATACTCCATGAGGCCGAGGATCCCGACTTGGATTCGCAGGCTCGCGGAAGAAAGTTCGAAGAGCTTCTCATCTACATGTTCGACTCAGTCGACGACTCGTTGGTCGCGGGGAACGTAACCAGCGGCTTCGCGGCAGAGCAGATTGACATCGCGGTCTCCAACAGGGGTGGTTTCCCTGGTTTGCCTTCCCAGTTCCTTGTGGAGTGCAAGAACTACAGTTCGCCTTTGGACAGCAAGAGCGTTGGCTACTTCCTTTTCATTTGCCTCTCGCGTAGGGCTGAACTCGCCGTGATAGTTGCCAAATCCGGACTCACCGGCAACGCCGCAGAACAGAATCACGCGCTATCCCTCGCGAAGGCTGCGGCGCCGATGGGGTGTCGGATTGTCGTGATAACTCGGGAGGACATCGTGTCGCTGTCGTCGCCCAGTGATCTGGTGGACTTGATGGAGACGCGCTACCTGATCGCCTTCGCCAGTGGAGGAGTGGGCCAGTAG
- a CDS encoding TetR/AcrR family transcriptional regulator has protein sequence MSTNDASTPSHAAMLTCDRAPTTATETATTVQTAGTVTRACRTALPKSTVPQRMLASLDGDAAGLGARLVDTYLRLWEESATRPILLSLVRSAVTSDRAAQMLFEVMGARLRDADGIAGATDQRMRRELVAEISPAIQHYLSGPAES, from the coding sequence GTGAGCACGAACGATGCCAGCACCCCGAGCCATGCGGCGATGCTCACCTGCGACCGCGCCCCGACGACGGCGACCGAGACGGCGACGACGGTCCAGACGGCGGGCACCGTGACGAGGGCCTGCAGAACGGCTTTGCCGAAGTCGACGGTTCCACAACGCATGCTGGCCAGTCTCGACGGGGATGCCGCGGGCCTGGGGGCTCGGCTCGTTGACACCTATCTGCGGCTCTGGGAAGAGTCGGCGACCCGTCCGATCCTGCTGTCGCTGGTACGCTCGGCCGTCACCTCCGACCGTGCGGCGCAGATGCTCTTCGAGGTCATGGGTGCGCGCCTGCGCGATGCGGACGGCATCGCGGGTGCCACCGACCAGAGGATGCGGCGCGAGTTGGTCGCCGAGATCTCACCGGCGATCCAGCACTACCTGTCCGGGCCCGCCGAGTCCTGA
- a CDS encoding DUF2971 domain-containing protein, which produces MVTLLAHYTSSVGIRGIVEGGSLWASHVAFLNDASEFRYAFDVSRDIIERITILNQVWQPKHPELAELITSETTHLQRGGLPDVFVTSLSTLSEDLSQWRGYTHPGDGYTIQFDAEALEHHVASLGWRLVPVVYGPSADMAVAYTAVDAFTRLDNGTYATSREAFDAFTRDLAVLAPTLKDHAFERESEWRLISPLGVDPSQVKWRSGPSFLVPYVEVPLPSPDSGVVLGFGVGPGPNGDLASASLLKYVHQMGYHVGVGVPGIPYRPW; this is translated from the coding sequence GTGGTCACTCTTCTAGCGCACTACACGAGCAGCGTAGGCATTCGAGGAATCGTAGAGGGCGGTTCGCTCTGGGCGAGCCACGTCGCGTTCCTCAACGACGCTTCCGAATTTCGGTACGCATTCGATGTCTCGCGCGACATCATTGAACGCATCACGATTCTCAACCAGGTCTGGCAGCCCAAACATCCCGAGTTGGCTGAGTTGATCACCTCTGAGACCACTCATCTCCAGCGTGGCGGCCTGCCGGACGTGTTCGTAACATCACTGTCAACTCTGAGCGAGGATCTCAGTCAGTGGCGTGGGTACACACACCCGGGGGACGGCTACACCATCCAGTTCGACGCCGAAGCACTCGAGCATCATGTTGCCTCGCTTGGTTGGCGTCTGGTACCCGTCGTGTATGGGCCATCGGCGGACATGGCCGTGGCCTACACGGCAGTGGATGCGTTCACGAGGCTCGACAACGGAACATATGCGACGAGCCGTGAAGCATTCGACGCGTTCACGCGAGACCTCGCTGTGCTCGCACCGACGCTCAAGGATCATGCATTTGAACGCGAGAGCGAGTGGCGGCTCATTTCGCCGCTAGGCGTGGACCCCTCGCAGGTCAAGTGGCGGTCCGGTCCCAGTTTTCTGGTTCCCTATGTCGAGGTGCCGTTGCCTTCCCCTGACTCGGGCGTGGTTCTCGGATTCGGGGTCGGCCCCGGACCAAACGGAGACCTCGCGAGTGCGTCACTACTCAAGTACGTACACCAGATGGGATATCACGTCGGCGTGGGGGTGCCTGGAATCCCGTATCGCCCTTGGTAG
- a CDS encoding PIN domain-containing protein: MEYVAALPDRESAQLHVSREVGAARDEIRDVQSDIGDLGSQLDATLGFDSAMERFHPWRRQEAVEIRRGWRPIDRLARQLADPERRASVLADWSTAPPTWSESAPASVFGWLGLLATEARSDRSVAAYFFGEALDRGISPRAMWRVRLFQQLDLTAAEAATWFDPTENHPLIRAIELEAAGDREGARDQVLSWHPTETPELAQRAAILAQHALVQGDFATAVQLATEAYQERSATGAGLIAIDALFALSGTRRDSVERAGDVRTAVSLATRIRDDRRRWGIDAVPAVLAICHGKHLLDDLDGALRTCLSEPLGDATPAESASAVLVGEAIRIAARIGVDLPDTYSLGHPDEVVSAARIAAAGYAAARAGDESTAANRWVEAFDLETDPLERLELATQLAFMGVEVDTSDLVSLEPGADASEELRLIARLFRDGDAPTIALIRTRALTRRSLATALYEFHTRSGEHNLAADVMIRSARQWGEPSMWLRAAKAYAADSQHDGAVSAARQVLESNVSSLDEKRRALIILAEANSALGRWPDARTATAGLVELDPSSDDYRWAHIRVLFQAADLESALDVYRASEPRPTPRSGDEIVLLAQLHRVFGDRAIDAPSLVSASDPWREEEQVRGRVLLCVLMAPHERESSDDESDEAPSEGTLHVREAMADFTRTFPTSSLMYSVEFDPSDPLASLREALGNSPDTSELDALVVEGRAPMGFAASIHSRTYLEVILRRPTPARFFDDRALREASAAALLESMSGTTVVLDTTVAFTFALLGAPTQAELLGAVPNVVTHTSLVNDAREASLSLERESGMTVAPSESEGPMIRITPDDELVRLRTQARATFASLRLLPVVDDSAETSEHYSLPEFGGERPTWLAAVDYARASGAILWSDDRVLRDLARQLNVRSFSTSDLIIRLSRQGGLVPEVADLVRAILVANAFVGQPISVQDFVSAADLAQWRDDALAASLQFGDYLSVQDRLACFELALDRAADNPLLLGRLSYCFATWVLSTPVDAAMRDGLIAATITGVLAKPWLDAGKLPFVLDGVRSAYENDGSTFAALEGAVRSHFRLLARVADPATAAMHIRGLFALTRPEERYVVTQVTLTTQ, encoded by the coding sequence GTGGAGTATGTTGCCGCGCTCCCGGATCGCGAATCTGCCCAGCTGCACGTGAGCCGAGAAGTCGGTGCGGCTCGCGACGAGATTCGAGATGTCCAGAGCGACATTGGCGACCTCGGCTCACAACTGGACGCCACTCTTGGCTTCGATTCGGCAATGGAGCGGTTTCATCCCTGGAGGCGTCAGGAGGCGGTGGAGATCCGTCGCGGCTGGCGGCCGATCGACAGACTCGCCCGCCAGCTTGCAGACCCTGAGCGAAGAGCTAGCGTTTTGGCCGACTGGTCGACCGCGCCGCCAACATGGTCAGAGTCGGCACCAGCAAGTGTGTTCGGGTGGTTGGGACTACTAGCAACCGAGGCAAGAAGCGATCGCTCGGTGGCCGCGTATTTCTTTGGCGAGGCTCTCGACCGGGGGATATCTCCCCGAGCTATGTGGCGGGTGCGGCTCTTTCAGCAACTCGATTTGACCGCTGCAGAGGCAGCCACCTGGTTCGATCCGACCGAAAACCACCCGCTCATCCGTGCCATCGAGCTTGAGGCAGCCGGAGACCGCGAGGGTGCCAGGGATCAAGTGCTCAGCTGGCATCCGACGGAGACCCCCGAGCTGGCTCAAAGAGCAGCGATTCTTGCCCAGCACGCTTTGGTGCAGGGCGATTTTGCTACAGCAGTACAGCTGGCAACCGAGGCATATCAGGAACGGAGCGCGACGGGCGCGGGCTTGATAGCCATCGACGCATTGTTTGCGCTGTCCGGTACTCGACGTGACTCCGTCGAACGCGCTGGTGATGTTCGAACCGCGGTGAGTTTGGCCACTCGTATTAGAGACGACCGGCGTCGATGGGGAATCGATGCAGTTCCGGCGGTCCTAGCAATCTGTCATGGGAAGCATCTTCTTGATGACTTGGACGGTGCCCTCCGAACCTGCCTGTCGGAGCCATTGGGGGATGCGACTCCGGCGGAGTCTGCCAGCGCGGTCTTGGTAGGCGAGGCCATTCGAATCGCCGCACGCATCGGCGTCGATCTTCCAGACACGTATAGCCTCGGCCACCCCGATGAAGTAGTGTCCGCGGCTCGGATCGCGGCCGCCGGCTATGCCGCGGCGAGGGCTGGCGATGAGTCCACTGCGGCTAATAGGTGGGTGGAGGCGTTTGACCTTGAAACTGATCCGTTAGAGCGCCTCGAGTTGGCCACACAGTTGGCCTTCATGGGAGTGGAGGTAGATACGAGTGATCTGGTCTCACTCGAACCGGGGGCAGACGCTTCCGAAGAATTGAGGCTGATTGCTCGCCTGTTTAGAGACGGTGATGCCCCGACGATCGCACTAATCCGGACGCGAGCGCTCACCAGACGCTCGTTGGCTACCGCTCTCTACGAATTTCACACTCGATCGGGTGAGCACAACCTCGCGGCGGACGTAATGATCCGCAGTGCTCGTCAGTGGGGCGAGCCAAGCATGTGGCTTCGCGCAGCAAAAGCTTATGCAGCCGACTCTCAACACGATGGTGCAGTGAGTGCCGCGCGTCAGGTCCTGGAGAGCAATGTCTCTAGCCTCGATGAAAAACGACGTGCCCTGATAATCCTTGCTGAAGCGAATTCTGCGCTCGGCCGCTGGCCGGATGCCCGCACGGCGACGGCGGGGCTTGTCGAGCTCGATCCGTCATCGGACGACTACCGGTGGGCGCACATCCGGGTCCTATTTCAAGCGGCGGATCTCGAGTCTGCACTTGACGTCTACCGAGCAAGCGAACCGCGACCTACCCCTCGGAGCGGTGACGAGATTGTGTTGCTTGCTCAACTTCACAGGGTATTTGGGGATAGAGCGATAGACGCGCCATCGCTTGTCTCTGCTTCGGACCCGTGGCGAGAAGAAGAGCAAGTGCGCGGACGGGTCCTGCTATGCGTGCTGATGGCCCCGCACGAACGAGAATCGTCCGACGACGAGAGCGACGAAGCGCCCTCCGAAGGCACCCTGCACGTACGAGAAGCGATGGCTGACTTCACACGCACATTTCCAACCAGCTCGCTCATGTACTCGGTGGAGTTCGATCCGTCAGATCCGCTGGCGTCATTGCGCGAGGCGCTCGGCAATTCGCCCGACACCTCCGAGCTCGATGCGCTTGTTGTCGAGGGCCGAGCACCCATGGGATTCGCCGCGTCGATTCACTCGCGCACTTACCTTGAGGTGATTCTCCGCCGACCAACGCCCGCCCGATTCTTCGACGACCGCGCGCTTCGCGAAGCGTCTGCGGCGGCCCTTCTCGAGTCGATGTCGGGCACGACCGTTGTCCTCGACACCACGGTTGCGTTCACCTTCGCGTTGCTTGGTGCGCCGACGCAGGCTGAACTGCTTGGCGCTGTACCGAACGTCGTCACACACACGTCCCTCGTCAACGACGCTCGCGAGGCGTCACTGTCGCTCGAACGTGAGTCCGGGATGACGGTCGCGCCATCGGAGTCCGAGGGACCGATGATCCGAATCACCCCCGACGATGAGCTTGTTCGACTCCGTACACAAGCTCGGGCGACGTTTGCAAGTCTCCGCCTGTTGCCCGTGGTGGACGACAGTGCCGAGACATCCGAGCACTACTCGCTCCCCGAGTTTGGCGGGGAGCGCCCGACGTGGTTAGCTGCCGTTGACTACGCACGAGCAAGCGGCGCGATTCTATGGTCCGACGACCGAGTACTCCGTGACCTCGCACGTCAACTCAACGTTCGGTCGTTCAGCACGTCGGATCTCATCATCCGCCTCTCCAGGCAGGGAGGACTTGTTCCGGAGGTTGCAGACCTTGTGCGGGCCATTCTCGTCGCGAACGCCTTCGTCGGCCAACCCATCTCTGTCCAAGATTTTGTCAGCGCCGCAGACCTCGCGCAGTGGCGCGACGACGCGCTCGCAGCGTCACTTCAGTTCGGCGATTACCTATCCGTTCAGGACCGCCTTGCATGTTTCGAACTTGCGCTTGACCGCGCAGCGGATAACCCGCTGCTCCTGGGTCGTCTCAGCTACTGTTTCGCAACGTGGGTGCTGAGTACACCGGTGGACGCGGCCATGCGCGACGGCCTGATCGCAGCCACGATCACAGGCGTTCTTGCGAAACCCTGGCTCGATGCAGGCAAGCTGCCATTCGTCTTGGACGGCGTACGCAGCGCCTACGAGAACGATGGCAGCACGTTCGCAGCACTCGAGGGAGCAGTTCGTAGTCACTTCCGGCTTCTAGCGCGCGTCGCCGACCCCGCCACCGCAGCGATGCACATTCGCGGGCTGTTTGCGCTGACGCGTCCCGAGGAGCGCTATGTAGTCACGCAAGTGACCCTGACTACGCAATGA
- a CDS encoding carboxymuconolactone decarboxylase family protein, with translation MLVQPPDADAVEGHAADMYAGDIAADGFVFGYTQVMAVNPDAHAAFEALIRAIVPSIGMRVYELATLGAARGIRSPHCLLAHGRKTLRAGLMDEDQLARVGRDYRDAGLDAADLAVMAYAEKLSTDAAAMTDDDTRALRDVGFSDRQIVDITLAAAARNYFSRALLALAVPVEAVPGIEGDLAGALLSPCQDSAGPDR, from the coding sequence ATGCTGGTCCAACCACCCGACGCGGACGCGGTCGAAGGCCACGCCGCGGACATGTACGCGGGCGACATCGCCGCCGACGGCTTCGTGTTCGGCTACACGCAGGTGATGGCCGTCAATCCGGATGCACACGCGGCCTTCGAAGCGCTCATTCGCGCGATCGTGCCCTCGATCGGGATGCGGGTGTATGAGCTTGCGACACTCGGCGCTGCCCGCGGCATCCGCTCGCCGCACTGCCTGCTCGCGCACGGCCGTAAGACCCTGCGTGCGGGGTTGATGGATGAGGACCAGCTGGCGCGCGTGGGCCGCGACTACCGCGACGCCGGGTTGGATGCCGCGGACCTGGCCGTCATGGCGTACGCCGAGAAGCTGTCGACCGACGCCGCGGCGATGACCGACGACGACACGCGCGCGCTGCGCGACGTGGGCTTCAGCGACCGGCAGATCGTCGACATCACCCTCGCCGCCGCGGCGCGGAACTACTTCAGCCGCGCACTGCTGGCCCTCGCCGTCCCGGTCGAGGCGGTGCCGGGGATCGAGGGCGACCTGGCTGGGGCGCTGCTGAGCCCCTGTCAGGACTCGGCGGGCCCGGACAGGTAG